Part of the Tetragenococcus koreensis genome, CGACAAAATCATTGGGATCATTCTTATTATCAACGACTGGAGAATTTTTAGTATTCGTCAACAATACGACAGACATATTATTGACCGAATCAATCACTGTCAACGTTCCCGTCCAGCCGGTATGTCCAACCGTATTAGTATTAGCTAAAGGAGAAAAAGCCCAAGAATATAAACGCTGACCTTTACGTCGCCATCCCAATCCAAAACTTGGATCTGTATCTTTAGCTTGAATAAATTGATCCATCGTATCTTCATCAAAGAATTGATGACTACCGTAACCGCCTTGATTCAAGGTAATTTGCGTCAGTACTGCCAAATCTTTTGCATTAGAAAACAGACCGGCATGTCCACTGACACCTTCCATCGAGTAAAAGGCTTTCTCATCGTGGACCTCGCCTTGTACAAGATTTTTCCGGATATTGTCAAAGTCAACTTCTCCATCACGCGTGTTCCCATGTAGTTCACCTGCAGCAATTTGTTCCTTTTTAAAATTATGATCTAAAGGTTTAAAAACCGTGTGTTGTAGGTTTAACGGCTGATAATAACTTTGGTCCATATATTCATCCAAATTCTGTCCAGTTACTTTTTCAATAATAAAACCAAGCAGCATGTAATCAACATCTGAATACATCGTTTTTGTCCCTGGTTCATATTCTAAAGGTGTAGCAATGATTTTTTCCATGACGTTATTTCGATCCTGCGTATAAAGTTCTTTATTGGCATTTGGTGTGGATAGATCTTCTGCGTCAGGGTCATAGTTTTTATTGTGATATTGTGGATCTGCCGGAAAGCCAGCTTGATGCTGAAGGATTTCCTTGATTGTTAAGTCATCTTTTCCCTTTATTTCGTCAGAATTTTTATCCTTAAAGTCGGGGAAAATCTCACTGACTTTCTGGTTAATATCTAAATCTCCCTCTGAAACTAACTTTTGAATAGCATAATTGGTCGCATACATCTTTGTGTTACTAGCTAAATCATACAAAGTGTTTTCGGTTACTTTTGCACTATTTTTCTGTGGGTTGCCTTGTTGATCATAGGCATTCACGTTCCCGTAAGCACTGGATTTAACAATTTTGCCATTTTTGGTGACTACCAATTGGGCCGAGGTAAAACCATTTTTTATTTCTGCGTTAATAAGCTGATCGATGAATTTGAAATTATCATTATCTGCATAATCTTTTGTCTTGTCTTTTAAAACAGGATAAGGAATTTTTATATCGATTTTTGCTTTATCCTCGTTTTCCGCCTGGCTCACTTGCAGATGATTATCTCCATTTTTAGTGAAATCTGAAATGTCGACTTGCTGCCACTTTTTATCCGATAAATCAGCAAGTACTTCATCGCCATTTACATAAATCTTGAACGCTTCACTATCATTCGTTTTTATTAATAAATTTCCTTGGTCTTTATATCCATGAAATGTCTGCATCTGATTTGTCAAAAGTGAGCTGTCAAATGCCTCATCAGTTGCTTTTATTGGATAAGTCTGACTAAATTGATAAGTACCTTTAGGTTGGCTAATTTTTTTCACTTCCGTTTTTTCTTGCAGCACACAGGCACTCGTAAAGAGTAAAATACTGAGTACTACGCAAGACATAATAATCTTTTTCCCACACTCTTTCATGTTGAGATATCCTTCTCTCTTTGTATTCGATTTCAGGATTGATAAAAGTGAAGCAATCGTCTCATTAAAACAAAACGATTGCCTCAATTCAAATTAAATCTAACAACTGTTTAGTTGATTCAATCTGATAAGTGGCTTGTGACTGGTCGATAGCAAATTGTTGACTTTTTAAAGCTGCAACGGACAAATTAGCCCGTCGTGCAGCTTCGATCCCAAATGCCGAGTCTTCAATCACTAAACAATCACTAGGCTGTAAATCAAGCTTAGATACTGTATATTGATAAATCTCAGGATTGGGTTTGCTACGTGCAAACATCTCACCACTTGTAATTAATTCAAAATAATTTTTGATTTGGTTGACTTCTAATATTCGATAGATATTTTCCAAGGGGCCTGAAGAAGCTACGGCTAAACGAATCCCATTTTTGACTAAGCCATCCAACGTAGATAAAATATCTGGATTAAACATTTCTTGGTAATTAATTGGATACTGCCTGCGAAATTCTTGATAAGCTTGCAATAATTCTTTCCTTTTTTTTATATCAGCTGGAATTAATTGTTCAAACATATCAAAAGCATTAGATCCGACAAAATGTTCTTGCACTTCTTGTGATACTGGCAAACCATTTTTCTCAAAGAAAATAGCTCGTCGCTTTTGGTAGGCCTTTTCTGAAAAAACGATCACACCGTCTACATCAAAAATGACTGCTTTTTTCATATAATATTACCTTCTCGAATATCTTCGTTCGTACCAAAGAAATAAGTTAATACAAAACCACCAATATAGCCGGCAATCAGACTAATCACATAGTTAAGCATTGGTGTAGTACCTCCGTCAATTAAAGGGATCAACGCAAGTCCGCTGGGGCCAATTGAAATCGAACCGACACCACCAAGCAAACCAACGACAGCGCCACCGATACCGCCTCCTAAACAGGCAGTGATGAATGGCCGACCTAGAGGGAGCGTCACCCCATAAATCAAGGGTTCACCAATACCCAAAATACCTACTGGTAATGCTCCTTTGATCATCTCTGTTAATTTTTTATTATTGCGACAACGTATCCACAAAGCGATGGCTGCACCAACTTGTCCTGCACCAGCCATTGCCAAAATTGGCAACAAAGTTGTACTGCCATACGTGGCAATTAATTGGAGATGAATCGGGGTCAAAATCTGGTGAAGTCCAAACATGACCATCGGTAAAAATAAGGCACCCAGGACAAAACCAGAAAAAGCGCCACCGACACCCAAAACCCAACTAATACCACCTACAAGACCATCAGAAATCCAACCAGCCAAAGGCATGATAAAGAAGATTGTAACAACACCCATAGCAGCTAATGTAAGTACTGGTGTCAAAATAATATCAACTGCATCTGGCACCACTTTGTGCAACCATTTTTCCACTTGCGCCATTAAAAAAACCGCAATAATGACACCGATCACGCCACCTTGGCCTTCAGCTAACGGTTCACCAGTAAAAATATTAGGAAGTGGCAGGTCTTCACTCATACCAGTTAGCAGGGTGACGCCCCCAATAACACCGCCCAAGCTTGGCGAAGCGCCAAATTCACGTGCAGCATTAATCCCCACGTAAATAACTAGGTAAGTAAATACACCACTTTGAATAATAGAACCAACACTTACGATATTTACCCACATATCGCCAGAAATCGTTCCAGCTTCCAACATATTCGTTAAAACAGAGGCGATCCCACCAATAATCCCGGCACCAACAAAGGCTGGAATTAATGGAACAAAGATATTAGCGATTGATTTTAAAACCTTTGACCAAGGTTTTTGGTTTTTCTTTTTCACTTCGGCATGGACTTCTTCTGCTTTAGCATTAACGTCTGCTTTTCCACTTGATGGGTCTTCTTCTGTAGGCGATTCATCCATAGGGGTTCCATCTGGACGTTCTTCGCCTAATTCCACTCCTGCCATATTGGCCATCTTTTGCGCGACTTTACTAACTGTACCAGGTCCCAGTACAATTTGTAGGGTTTCATCTTCGACAACTCCCATTACGCCTTCGACTGCTTTTAGCCCCTCAACGTCTACTTTACTATTATCAATAACGCCCATGCGAATACGAGTCATACAGTTGACGATTTTATTAACATTGTTTACGCCACCGACGTGCTCGTAAATTTCTTCTGCTAGCTTTGTATTTTTATCTGCCACTTTTTCTTCCTCCTTTAAAGTGTATTTCTGACAAACCCTTTTCCTTCAACTAGTTTTTTCTTTGCTTCATTTTTGTCTGCTCCGGTCAAAATCATAACGATTGCCAGTTTTACATTTTCTTCTGCCTGATAAAAAGTTTGATCGGCTTGTTCATAACGACAATCCGTTGCTTGCATAATAATTCGTTTGGATCGTTCTACTAGTTTTTCATTGGTGGGACGTACATCCACCATCAGATTTTTATACACCTTTCCGATGCCAATCATTGAAGCTGTTGAAAGCATATTTAATACTAATTTCTGAGCTGTCCCTGATTTAAGGCGAGTCGATCCGGTCAAGACTTCTGGACCTACTTCAACTTCGATAGGAAATTGAGCGTGCTGGCTGATTTGGGCTTCATTATTACATGCGACTGAAGCGGTAGTAGTGCCCACTTCTTTGGCGTAATCCAAACCACCAATCACATACGGCGTCCGCCCACTAGCAGCAATCCCCACAACAATATCATCTTGGTTCAAGCCTGCTTGTACCAGATCATTTTTAGCTAATTCCGGGGAATCTTCTGCTCCTTCAACTGCCACCGTCATCGCTTTCATGCCGCCTGCGATCAACCCTTGTACCATTTCTGGTTCGGTACCGAATGTAGGTACGCATTCAGCCGCATCAAGCACGCCTAAACGACCGCTTGTCCCAGCGCCAATGTAAAATAGCCGTCCTTTTTTATTAAACGTCTGGATAATTTGTTCAACAGTTTTTTGGATCTGCGGCAACGCTTTTTCAATCGCAAAGGGCACGCTCTTATCTTCATCGTTCATTGTTTGTAATACTTCCAAGATGCTCATATCATCCAAAGCCATTGTTTTTTGATTTCTAGTTTCTGTTGCTAATTTTTCTAATTCACTCAATACTATCCCTGCTTTCTCTTAATTCAAACCGGTAACCAGAAGAAATATAATCAATTAAAGCACGATCTTTTTGAATAACCTTAGCTGCCACATTCACTTTCTCATCAGCTGGTAAATCACGTTTGGTGATCTGTACTTCTCCCATATAACGTAAATAGCTTTTATTATCAATCGTCACAGACCCTTGTCGTCGCATTTGGTTATTTTCAGGTTCAATCATCTGTTGGTTATTTTTTCGGGCTTCTTGGCTTCTAACCACATCTTGCGCATCATCAACCCGATTGGTGTGCTCGCCCAGAATAAGCGAGCTATAAGTATTTGCCAGCAATTCAACTTCAAGCAGCAATTTTTTATGTTGGAAATAGCCAGTAAATTGCTCTCTAACTTTTTTTGAAAGTCCACTATCTCCAATATGAACAGCATCGCAGCCATAATGTTGAAATAAATCAATTGCAGCGGCCAGGGGGTGCTCGCGGCGATGCTCCTCCAAGGTTGGCAAGCCTGCATACAATGGTCCACGTAAATTTTCATCGCCAGGTACAAATGCAACAATCTTAAAACCTAGTGACTGCCATTTGCGATTTACCGATTGTAAATAAGTTTTTGAAAGCCCCGTTTCAGGACGCGGATAATAATTATGCCATAATTCCATGTTGGTAAAATCTGCTTGATATGACGTTAATTCGCTCACATCTTGGTCTGTCAAAGTCGAGGCGTTTAATCCTACTTGCATATGAGAAGAAACAGCAGCAATTGTTTGATTATCAATCCCATAGTCCATGCGTATCCCAGTAACCCCTATATCTTTTAACTTGTCACAAGCACCTGGCTGATTAAGATCAATTGCTAAACGACGTAAGCCATCACTTGATATATCTGCCATTAAATCCATCTGCAATTGCTGAATTATCTTACCAAGCTGTCGCAAAGTATGGATGACTGCTTGCGGATCATCTTCTGGAATATGCAAAGAAGTAAAAACACGTGTAAAACCTGCATGATTCATTTCTTCTATATATTGTTTCTTATCTTTTGACAATGGTTCTCCCAAGAAAACTGAAAAACCTAGCATGATTTACACCACCTTTACTAATACGGTTTCATTATAAACAAAAAGAAACAACATTTCAATAGACAAAAGTATATTCACGTTATTCCGAAATAACGTTTCCGTATGATCTAATTTAATTTTTATTAAAAAGTGATAAATCAATAAATCAGACAAGCTTTGAACCGTCACTAAGGTAGGAAAGGTAATAAAAGAAATGAGAACTCAGTAGAGATAGCCATTGAATTAGCAAAAGCTTTTGCTAATTGATCGACTAAAAAAGCCAGCTAAACGTTATCTCTGCTTAGCTGGTTGTCCAAATATTTTATTGCATTTTTTTACAGTGGTAACCACTCTAAAACTCGCTTAACCCAATGATCCCAATATACCCAGTCATGTTCGCCAGGGCCATCTTCAAAAGTTACATCATACCCTCGATCCTGCATTTTTTGCATTGTATAGGTGCTAGCCTGATGTAATGGATCTTCAGTCCCACAGGTAATGAAAAATTTAGGTGCCTGCGATGCATCCAGAGTTTCAATCAAATGGATTAGATCATTTTCTGACCCTTTAATTCCTGCCAGAGGACCAAAAATCCCTTCCCAATAAGCTTTACTTTTTATTTCTAATAACTGATCGATTCCTTCAGCGATCGTTAAACCACCTGAAATAGAGGCAATCGCCGCAAAATTTTCTGGCTTTCTCAATCCAAGTTTTACAGCTCCATAACCGCCCATTGACAAACCAGCCGCAAATGTTCTAGCTCTTTTCCTCGTTAATTGGGGAAATAACTCATGACAGATCTTAGGCAGCTCTTCGGCGATAAAAGTCCAATAATTCATATCATATCTAGTATTGGTATACCAAGCAAGTTCAGTAGACGGCATAATAACAGCTAAATCCATATCCTTCACATAACGCTCAATTGCCGTACGTCTTTGCCAGACACTATGATTGCCGTTCATGCCATGCCATGCAATAAATAAAGTACTGCTACATCTTCAGTTGCGCCTTTTGAGTTTGTACCCAATGTCTTTTTGGTTTCTTGCGGTAAGATGACATCTAACATAACTTCCATTTCTAACACATTAGAAAAAACATTTACTTGTAAAAGGGCCATTCTATTCATTCACATCCTTAGACATTTACTATTTATTGTAGCAGACTTTTCTTTATAATAAAAAAAGATCCTATTGATTTCTATCAATAAGGACCATTTGTAATTATTTTACACTTTTT contains:
- a CDS encoding DUF871 domain-containing protein encodes the protein MLGFSVFLGEPLSKDKKQYIEEMNHAGFTRVFTSLHIPEDDPQAVIHTLRQLGKIIQQLQMDLMADISSDGLRRLAIDLNQPGACDKLKDIGVTGIRMDYGIDNQTIAAVSSHMQVGLNASTLTDQDVSELTSYQADFTNMELWHNYYPRPETGLSKTYLQSVNRKWQSLGFKIVAFVPGDENLRGPLYAGLPTLEEHRREHPLAAAIDLFQHYGCDAVHIGDSGLSKKVREQFTGYFQHKKLLLEVELLANTYSSLILGEHTNRVDDAQDVVRSQEARKNNQQMIEPENNQMRRQGSVTIDNKSYLRYMGEVQITKRDLPADEKVNVAAKVIQKDRALIDYISSGYRFELRESRDSIE
- the pbp4b gene encoding penicillin binding protein PBP4B, giving the protein MKECGKKIIMSCVVLSILLFTSACVLQEKTEVKKISQPKGTYQFSQTYPIKATDEAFDSSLLTNQMQTFHGYKDQGNLLIKTNDSEAFKIYVNGDEVLADLSDKKWQQVDISDFTKNGDNHLQVSQAENEDKAKIDIKIPYPVLKDKTKDYADNDNFKFIDQLINAEIKNGFTSAQLVVTKNGKIVKSSAYGNVNAYDQQGNPQKNSAKVTENTLYDLASNTKMYATNYAIQKLVSEGDLDINQKVSEIFPDFKDKNSDEIKGKDDLTIKEILQHQAGFPADPQYHNKNYDPDAEDLSTPNANKELYTQDRNNVMEKIIATPLEYEPGTKTMYSDVDYMLLGFIIEKVTGQNLDEYMDQSYYQPLNLQHTVFKPLDHNFKKEQIAAGELHGNTRDGEVDFDNIRKNLVQGEVHDEKAFYSMEGVSGHAGLFSNAKDLAVLTQITLNQGGYGSHQFFDEDTMDQFIQAKDTDPSFGLGWRRKGQRLYSWAFSPLANTNTVGHTGWTGTLTVIDSVNNMSVVLLTNTKNSPVVDNKNDPNDFVGDHFLTGQYGLIATLAFDSNKEDNQSANNSKLVDMVNSKYHYMKANKKEQTAIDYAQLQSLLDVMDERKEGKEITDFMKTEQFKQITKFVSDD
- a CDS encoding PTS transporter subunit EIIC; protein product: MADKNTKLAEEIYEHVGGVNNVNKIVNCMTRIRMGVIDNSKVDVEGLKAVEGVMGVVEDETLQIVLGPGTVSKVAQKMANMAGVELGEERPDGTPMDESPTEEDPSSGKADVNAKAEEVHAEVKKKNQKPWSKVLKSIANIFVPLIPAFVGAGIIGGIASVLTNMLEAGTISGDMWVNIVSVGSIIQSGVFTYLVIYVGINAAREFGASPSLGGVIGGVTLLTGMSEDLPLPNIFTGEPLAEGQGGVIGVIIAVFLMAQVEKWLHKVVPDAVDIILTPVLTLAAMGVVTIFFIMPLAGWISDGLVGGISWVLGVGGAFSGFVLGALFLPMVMFGLHQILTPIHLQLIATYGSTTLLPILAMAGAGQVGAAIALWIRCRNNKKLTEMIKGALPVGILGIGEPLIYGVTLPLGRPFITACLGGGIGGAVVGLLGGVGSISIGPSGLALIPLIDGGTTPMLNYVISLIAGYIGGFVLTYFFGTNEDIREGNII
- a CDS encoding HAD family hydrolase, translated to MKKAVIFDVDGVIVFSEKAYQKRRAIFFEKNGLPVSQEVQEHFVGSNAFDMFEQLIPADIKKRKELLQAYQEFRRQYPINYQEMFNPDILSTLDGLVKNGIRLAVASSGPLENIYRILEVNQIKNYFELITSGEMFARSKPNPEIYQYTVSKLDLQPSDCLVIEDSAFGIEAARRANLSVAALKSQQFAIDQSQATYQIESTKQLLDLI
- the murQ gene encoding N-acetylmuramic acid 6-phosphate etherase; the protein is MSELEKLATETRNQKTMALDDMSILEVLQTMNDEDKSVPFAIEKALPQIQKTVEQIIQTFNKKGRLFYIGAGTSGRLGVLDAAECVPTFGTEPEMVQGLIAGGMKAMTVAVEGAEDSPELAKNDLVQAGLNQDDIVVGIAASGRTPYVIGGLDYAKEVGTTTASVACNNEAQISQHAQFPIEVEVGPEVLTGSTRLKSGTAQKLVLNMLSTASMIGIGKVYKNLMVDVRPTNEKLVERSKRIIMQATDCRYEQADQTFYQAEENVKLAIVMILTGADKNEAKKKLVEGKGFVRNTL